A stretch of DNA from Ovis aries strain OAR_USU_Benz2616 breed Rambouillet chromosome 14, ARS-UI_Ramb_v3.0, whole genome shotgun sequence:
CCCGCGCtcgcgggggcgggggggcctCAGGGCAGGcgtctcttcccctccctctggcCGCCTGGTCCCCCAGCTCTGCTTCCAGTGGGTCCTATGGGTGCTGCGTGCTGCCCCCAGCCCATGAGCAGCATCTGTGCAGTCCCTCCCCAGCTGAGCCTTGGGtgggctgtcccccacccccacccccaatcacATGGGCAGCAGGCGCTAACTGAGCCCTCCTCTGGGTGCGCCCCTGGGCCCAGGAGCAGGGACCCGGGACCCATCTGCTGCTTGCCCGGTATTTGTGGAGCACCTGGGACGTGCCAGCGCTGCACTGATAGCAGGCCGTGCCTGCAGAGACGGATGATGACCCCGGTGCATCCACACGGGGGCTCCAGGGAGGAGCGAgtggatggggagggtggtgtcTGGGGGAGGCCCCGGGCAGAGGGAGCAGGCAGAGCTGAGGCTGGGGAGGGCTTCGAGGGGGCTCGGGCTGGGCCGCAGGTGCGTGGGTATCCTTGGAGGGTTGGGCAGGCGCAGGCGTGCCCCTCCGGCCGTGGTGCTTGGGATGGGGATCAGAAGCAGGGGGGCCTAgcaagggaggagaggagagaaaggccaAGGGGTCCCCTCCTCCTAGGATGGGGTGAGCTGAGCAGGGCCAGAGAATTGGGAATGGGGGACACCCTGGGCCCTGGCTGCCTGCAGCCCAGTGCCCCTCACTCGGGGGCACAGTCCCCGGCCGTGTCTAACAGCTCGGTGGCGGCTGTGGCCTGTGGCCCGTGTGTACAGGAGGGCCCTCTCCCTCCTATGTCCTGGTTCCCACATGGGTTGCCGGTTGGCTCAGGGCTCCCTGGGGCATCTGGGGCATCTTTCTGCTTGCCCGGCGCCCCTGACGTGTGGGGAGCTGACCCCTGGGTGGCAACCAGGCCCAGAGAGAGCTGGCTGTCTCTGACCTTGAGAGCTGCACCTGCCCTGCAGAGCCTGTGGGTGCCAGGTGGGCCTCACCAGCGCACCAGCGCGCCTTGCTCCTCAAAAGTAGCTTCTCACTGGGGATGCCGGGATCTTTGTGTTTGATCTGAAAATAAGCTGTGTGACCCTTTAAAGGGTTTGCCGCTGCCCAGACAGGCCTGTGCAGGGATCTCCTCTGTCCTGCCGCAGAGGGTCCCTCATCCCATCCCACGAACCTAGAGGATGCCTGCCGTTCAAGTTCTGTCTCTCAGGTGGAGCCTTGCCCGTCTCACCTCACTGGTGTTTTCCAAGAGTTCCCACAATAGCAGCGTCATCAGTAATGGCTTACCTCGTCCTTAGGAAACGCCACCTCTGTTCTCAGGGCCCCAGCCCTATTAACTCATTTAGTACACTCAAAAAGTGTCTGAGGCAGATAGTTTTATATCCTGTTTATAAAACGGAGGCCCAGAGACCTTCGGTAACTTGCTTGAGGTTGCCCAGCTTGGAAGTGGCCAGGCCAGGATTCGAGCCCAGGCGGTTTCCAGGTATCAAGCCATAAATGCTGTGCCCGCTGCCTCCCCGTGGTGACGCCCACTTGGGCTTCTCCTCGGAGGACTCTGTCCCGGGCCAGCAGTGACATAGGACCTGAGGATGCCTGTGCTGACGCTGGACTCAGGTCACACTGGTGCCTCCCTCAGGCTCTGTGCCGGGAGCAGGACACGGCGAGGATCCAGGTAGACACCTGCACCCACCTGTGTGGAGGAGGGGCCGTCTGACAGCACTGCACGGGTGATGGGAGGTCAGCGCAGCGGTGATGCACAGCAAGAAGGCAAACGCAGCCAGGACAGAGGATAGAGAGCTGGGGCTGATGTCAgcagggcaggcaggggagggACTGAAGAAGACCAGAAGTGGCCGTGACCTTGAGCAGAGGCCGGCAGGAAGTCAGTGAGTGGGCCTGTGACACCCACCCGGGGAGGGTGCCCCAGTGAGCCGGGGCGGCCTGTGCCAAGGTAACGGGGCAAGCCTTTCCCTCAGCGCCTTCCCAGTAAACCTGGTTTCACATTCCAAATttttagtttcctagggctgccatagcaAATTACGTCAAATTAGATGTcttaagggggcttcccaggtggccctcgtGTTAAAgcatccgtctgcaatgca
This window harbors:
- the LOC132657667 gene encoding uncharacterized protein LOC132657667 — protein: MGAACCPQPMSSICAVPPQLSLGWAVPHPHPQSHGQQALTEPSSGCAPGPRSRDPGPICCLPGICGAPGTCQRCTDSRPCLQRRMMTPVHPHGGSREERVDGEGGVWGRPRAEGAGRAEAGEGFEGARAGPQVRGYPWRVGQAQACPSGRGAWDGDQKQGGLAREERRERPRGPLLLGWGELSRARELGMGDTLGPGCLQPSAPHSGAQSPAVSNSSVAAVACGPCVQEGPLPPMSWFPHGLPVGSGLPGASGASFCLPGAPDVWGADPWVATRPRESWLSLTLRAAPALQSLWVPGGPHQRTSAPCSSKVASHWGCRDLCV